The nucleotide window TTTTTAGTATATTAAATCCTATTTTTAATCATGTCTTTAATTGATGTAATGTTTAAAAGGAGAAGTACAAGAAAATTCAATGATGAAAATATATCTAAGGATGAACTTGATTTGATTCTTAAGTCTGCTCTTTTAGCACCTACTTCAATGAACCGAAAGCCATGTAACTTCATGGTTGTTGAAAGAACTGAAACATTAAAGGAACTGTCTAAATCAAAAGACCATGGTGCAGATTTAATAGCTGGTGCAAATAAGGCTATTGTAGTTGTTGCGGATTCTATGGTTGCAGATACATGGATTGAGGATTCATCCATTGCATTGACTCATATGCATTTGATGGCAACAGAACTTGATATTGGAAGTTGTTGGGTCCAAATACACTTAAGAAGTAAAGACGGCAAGGATTCCGAAGAGGTTGTGAGGGATATCCTAAAAATCGATGGTCATTATAGAATTGTGGGCATTCTTGCCTTAGGTCACAGCGACAATATTCCAAAACCTCACGATGAAAGTGATTTGGATAAAAATAAGATACATTTTTTGGTATAGTTGATGGAGGAGATTAAATTATGGATTATGATGTTATTTATATTGGAAGCGGAAATGCCGCATGGCAGGGAGGCCGGTTTTTAAGAAAAGCAGGCCTTAAAATATTGATAGTCGAAGAAAGCCTATATGGAGGAACATGTGCTAACAGGGGATGTAACTCAAAAGCACTTCTCGATGCCCCATATGAAATAAAGGCTTTGGCAGATAACTTTGAAGGTGTTGGAAAAGCAGGTAACTTTGAAGTTGACTGGCCGGCATTAATGAAATTCAAAAGGAAAAGAATTGCAAATATGGCTCCATTTCTGGACGGCAAATTTGAAGAGTACGACCTTGATGTGGCTCATGGAA belongs to uncultured Methanobrevibacter sp. and includes:
- a CDS encoding nitroreductase family protein, producing the protein MSLIDVMFKRRSTRKFNDENISKDELDLILKSALLAPTSMNRKPCNFMVVERTETLKELSKSKDHGADLIAGANKAIVVVADSMVADTWIEDSSIALTHMHLMATELDIGSCWVQIHLRSKDGKDSEEVVRDILKIDGHYRIVGILALGHSDNIPKPHDESDLDKNKIHFLV